From the Arctopsyche grandis isolate Sample6627 chromosome 11, ASM5162203v2, whole genome shotgun sequence genome, one window contains:
- the LOC143918552 gene encoding luciferin 4-monooxygenase-like yields the protein MLKEHEDEVHQIEITTGKEETHGSVRIRSIRMALSLKSKGIKKGDVILICAVNHNDICIPFIASLYLGAVPFGLATDMKHREFTHFLSLAKPSLIFADPGVAPVIHKATSELDCRAEIVTFGSEEIEGFSHFSEFVEPITSEEDFECEDFDPKTTMALLVCSSGTTGLPKLIMHSHYALFVLVYSTEKLASELKLNRVTFINYSPLIWISGSMAVLTPFLLGHKLLQSIRPFSPEDFQNIPTMTMLNQMTLSSILNYAESQIMDLSNFRIIHFGGCTISDELLRRLKKIVPNVVLTCAYGITEVMIVVAGMILKKNSCGKVSPLVQWKIADVETGKTLGPNQPGEFRIKCSHMFMGYYNNPEATAAAFDEDNWFKTGDLMYYDEEEYFYMLDRIKQLIKYRHFHISCSEIEKLICDIPGVLTAGIVGVPHPEDGEHVMAFVQLVPGGQVSAQEIKDFVKANLSNPNQLRAGVVFLEKIPLTNSGKLDRQALKALKTIYKGE from the exons ATGTTAAAAGAACATGAAGATGAAGTACATCAG atagAAATAACTACTGGAAAAGAAGAAACTCACGGCTCCGTCAGAATCAGAAGCATCCGAATGGCTTTGAGTCTTAAATCCAAAGGCATAAAGAAAGGAGATGTGATCTTGATATGTGCAGTGAATCACAACGACATATGCATTCCTTTCATTGCATCTCTGTACTTGGGAGCAGTTCCTTTTGGCTTGGCCACAGATATGAAGCACA GAGAGTTCACACACTTCCTATCGTTAGCAAAACCCAGTCTAATCTTTGCAGATCCTGGTGTAGCTCCTGTCATACATAAAGCCACGTCTGAACTTGACTGTCGAGCAGAGATTGTCACATTTGGAAGTGAGGAAATAGAAGGTTTCTCTCATTTTTCAGAGTTTGTGGAGCCGATAACTTCAGAAGAAGACTTTGA GTGTGAAGATTTCGATCCCAAAACCACCATGGCACTCCTAGTCTGCTCCAGTGGTACTACAGGCCTTCCCAAACTGATTATGCACTCCCACTATGCTTTATTTGTATTGGTCTATTCAACTGAAAAATTGGCTTCAGAATTGAAATTAAACAGGGTTACCTTCATCAACTATTCGCCATTGATTTGGATATCTGGTTCGATGGCTGTATTGACACCATTTCTTCTGGGACACAAGCTGCTTCAAAGCATAAGACCATTCTCTCCAgaagattttcaaaatatt CCAACAATGACAATGTTGAATCAGATGACCCTTTCATCAATTCTGAATTATGCAGAATCCCAAATCATGGATTTGTCTAATTTTCGAATCATACACTTTGGAGGATGCACAATCAGCGATGAGTTGCTTCGCCGACTCAAA AAAATAGTTCCAAATGTTGTGCTTACTTGTGCTTATGGAATAACTGAAGTTATGATAGTTGTTGCTGGAATGATTCTAAAAAAAAACTCTTGCGGTAAAGTCAGTCCATTAGTTCAATGGAag ATAGCAGACGTAGAAACTGGAAAAACATTGGGTCCAAATCAACCTGGCGAATTTCGTATAAAATGCTCACACATGTTCATG GGCTATTACAACAATCCTGAAGCAACTGCTGCAGCTTTTGACGAAGACAATTGGTTCAAAACAGGCGATCTTATGTATTACGATGAAGAAGAATACTTCTATATGTTGGATCGAATAAAGCAGTTGATCAAATATCGACACttccat atcaGTTGTagcgaaattgaaaaattaatttgtgaCATACCTGGAGTATTGACTGCTGGAATAGTCGGAGTACCACATCCTGAAGATGGAGAGCACGTAATGGCTTTCGTACAGCTTGTTCCAGGAGGTCAAGTGTCTGCACAGGAAATAAAAGACTTTGTAAAAG CAAATTTGTCAAATCCTAATCAGCTAAGAGCAGGAGTCGTCTTTTTAGAAAAAATACCACTGACTAATTCAGGAAAATTAGACAGACAAGCATTAAAAGCACTTAAAACAATCTATAAAGGAGAATAa